The Clostridiaceae bacterium HFYG-1003 genome includes a window with the following:
- a CDS encoding Crp/Fnr family transcriptional regulator, whose translation MITDYLDVIISLPLFQTFTRDALRSWLNLYNYSIAEFPPGSTIFNEGEECRSIFVILSGTVLIQKIDSSGRYFNVGEAAVGEIMGSNVMFSDHTFYPLSTTAITNVKLLSLPRELVIKLCQVNVHFLESLLRISSGKAFLLTKRLNEVTVQTLKQNIARFLLKEADAQDTALITLPFTKKEWADLLGVQRPSLQRELKRLEELECIIVRRDQIQLLDEDLLQRLADE comes from the coding sequence TTGATCACCGACTACTTGGACGTAATCATCTCTCTGCCGCTGTTCCAGACCTTTACCAGGGATGCCCTGCGCAGCTGGCTGAATCTATACAATTATAGCATAGCAGAATTCCCCCCCGGCTCGACCATCTTCAATGAGGGGGAAGAGTGCCGCTCCATCTTCGTCATCCTATCGGGAACAGTCCTGATCCAGAAGATTGATTCCTCGGGGCGCTACTTCAATGTCGGGGAAGCGGCCGTCGGAGAAATCATGGGCTCCAATGTCATGTTTTCGGATCATACATTTTACCCGCTTTCCACCACCGCCATTACCAATGTGAAGCTTCTGTCCCTGCCCAGGGAGCTTGTCATCAAGCTTTGTCAGGTCAATGTCCATTTTCTGGAGTCCCTGCTCCGGATTTCTTCCGGCAAAGCCTTTCTGCTGACCAAGCGGCTGAATGAAGTCACGGTTCAGACCCTGAAGCAGAACATTGCCCGGTTCCTGCTGAAAGAAGCAGACGCCCAGGACACTGCGCTGATCACCCTGCCCTTCACCAAGAAGGAGTGGGCCGACCTGCTGGGTGTCCAGCGGCCGTCCCTGCAGCGCGAGCTCAAGCGCCTGGAAGAACTGGAATGCATCATTGTCCGCCGCGATCAGATCCAGCTCCTGGATGAGGACCTCCTGCAGCGGCTGGCTGATGAATAG
- a CDS encoding carbohydrate kinase family protein: protein MADILVMGGASYDTIIQLPKNPVTKGTYYAKDAYDRCGSTGIAKAVALQKLGASVTLHTLLGEDLEGQAITKHLRQCGIHLVTDPDPSGTELHFNLLDEEGERITILLPRGRDHRRINEVRLRRLIADAQLVVLNILEYNQPLIPLLEGKEVWTDLQDYVEQDPYYTPFIEASQVIFLSSDRLTDYRATMRRLGQGGKLIVATHGKEGSTAFWNHRFYEQSAHDFHLVDSEGAGDNYFAGFLVEYLKKQNLERSLMMASVAGGLSIETKELVPSDLTYDMLVSTMIRKGIR from the coding sequence ATGGCAGACATTTTGGTTATGGGAGGCGCCTCCTATGACACGATTATCCAGCTTCCAAAAAATCCCGTCACCAAAGGGACATATTACGCAAAGGACGCCTATGACCGCTGCGGCTCCACCGGCATTGCCAAGGCAGTCGCCCTGCAGAAACTGGGGGCCAGTGTAACCTTGCACACCCTGCTGGGCGAAGACCTGGAAGGACAGGCCATCACAAAGCACCTGCGGCAATGCGGCATCCATCTGGTGACAGACCCGGACCCGTCCGGGACTGAGCTTCACTTCAATCTGCTGGATGAAGAGGGGGAGCGGATCACGATCCTGCTGCCCCGGGGCAGGGACCACCGCCGGATCAACGAAGTCCGTCTGCGCCGGCTGATTGCCGACGCCCAGCTGGTTGTCCTGAATATTCTGGAATATAACCAGCCCCTGATTCCTCTGCTGGAGGGCAAGGAGGTCTGGACCGACCTGCAGGATTATGTGGAGCAGGATCCCTACTATACGCCGTTCATTGAGGCATCGCAGGTCATTTTTCTATCCTCCGACCGACTGACCGATTACCGCGCCACCATGCGCCGGCTCGGTCAGGGGGGAAAGCTCATCGTGGCCACCCACGGCAAGGAAGGCTCCACCGCATTCTGGAATCACCGCTTCTATGAGCAGAGCGCCCATGATTTTCATCTGGTGGATTCCGAAGGCGCCGGTGACAACTACTTTGCCGGATTCCTGGTGGAGTATCTCAAGAAGCAAAATCTGGAACGTTCCCTCATGATGGCCTCCGTCGCCGGCGGCCTCTCCATCGAAACGAAGGAGCTGGTTCCGTCCGACCTGACCTACGATATGCTGGTCAGCACCATGATCCGGAAGGGCATCCGCTGA
- a CDS encoding GNAT family N-acetyltransferase — protein sequence MKILKAEIRDLPQLAVIYDHARRLMRESGNPTQWREGHPAPELLLEDIARGQLYKVLEGDQLVGGFAFTEGPEEAYATLEGTWLNEEPYRVIHRIGAYGAKGVLREVIAWAMTQTDSLRIDTHEANAIMRRLLEREGFTYVGRVTLPDGDHRRAYHKVNPKGGI from the coding sequence ATGAAGATCTTAAAAGCGGAAATCCGGGATCTGCCCCAACTGGCAGTGATCTATGATCATGCCCGGCGTCTCATGCGCGAGAGCGGAAATCCGACGCAGTGGAGGGAGGGGCATCCTGCCCCGGAGCTGCTGCTGGAAGATATCGCCCGGGGACAGCTCTATAAAGTGCTGGAGGGGGATCAGCTGGTCGGCGGATTTGCCTTCACCGAAGGACCCGAGGAAGCCTATGCCACTCTGGAGGGGACCTGGCTCAACGAGGAGCCCTATCGGGTGATTCACCGCATCGGAGCCTACGGCGCCAAAGGTGTACTGCGGGAAGTCATCGCCTGGGCCATGACCCAGACCGACAGCCTGCGCATCGATACCCACGAAGCCAATGCCATCATGCGCCGGCTCCTGGAACGGGAAGGCTTTACCTATGTCGGACGAGTCACACTCCCCGACGGAGATCACCGTCGGGCCTACCACAAGGTGAACCCAAAGGGTGGGATATAA
- a CDS encoding aminopeptidase P N-terminal domain-containing protein: MTKDLYVENRRKLAERIETGSAVALFSGQALKKTADEKFPYAPNRNFLYLTGIAEEQVILFLEKTEAETKETLFIQRYDELKAKWNGETIAPEKASEVSGIREIRFIDEFNGFLHQKIQSGSIRTLFFDLEKDSFEADYSAGGQYARKLKESYPHVSIGNIYPQIAALRVFKSPEEVAQIRRGIEITRDGILNLWKNRRPGAYEYEMEAEFDYILKKNGVKDFAFKTICAGGKNAAVLHYVNNDQPIQNGDLLLLDLGAQWNSYSADISRTFPINGKFSDRQKELYQIVRLAMERVFAAIKPGVPFKRLNEIVRETYAEELVRIGLIEDASGVSKYYFHGVSHYLGLDTHDVGSRDQDLAPGMVLTVEPGLYIPEEGIGIRIEDDVLVTETGMENLSFDIPRDVEEIERILAR; the protein is encoded by the coding sequence ATGACCAAAGACTTGTATGTAGAAAATCGCAGAAAATTAGCGGAACGGATTGAAACCGGTTCGGCAGTGGCGCTGTTCAGCGGCCAGGCGCTGAAGAAAACCGCGGATGAGAAGTTCCCCTATGCCCCCAATCGCAATTTCCTGTACCTTACCGGCATCGCCGAGGAACAGGTCATCCTGTTCCTGGAGAAAACCGAAGCCGAAACGAAAGAAACGCTGTTCATTCAGCGCTATGACGAGCTGAAGGCCAAGTGGAACGGGGAAACCATCGCCCCGGAGAAAGCATCGGAGGTTTCCGGCATCCGGGAGATTCGATTTATCGATGAGTTCAACGGCTTCCTGCATCAGAAAATCCAGTCCGGTTCGATCCGGACCCTGTTCTTTGATCTGGAGAAGGATTCCTTTGAGGCGGATTACTCCGCCGGCGGACAATATGCCCGTAAGCTGAAGGAGTCCTATCCCCATGTCAGCATCGGCAACATCTATCCCCAGATCGCGGCACTGCGTGTGTTCAAGAGCCCTGAGGAAGTTGCTCAGATCCGCCGCGGCATCGAAATCACCCGCGATGGCATCCTGAACCTCTGGAAGAACCGTCGCCCCGGTGCCTACGAATATGAGATGGAAGCGGAGTTTGACTACATCCTGAAGAAGAATGGAGTGAAGGATTTCGCCTTCAAGACCATCTGTGCCGGCGGAAAAAACGCCGCCGTGCTCCATTACGTCAACAATGATCAGCCCATCCAGAACGGCGATCTGCTGCTGCTGGACCTGGGAGCCCAGTGGAACTCCTACAGTGCCGATATTTCCCGGACGTTCCCCATCAACGGCAAGTTCTCCGACCGTCAGAAAGAACTCTATCAGATTGTCCGGCTGGCCATGGAGCGCGTGTTTGCCGCCATCAAGCCCGGTGTGCCCTTTAAGCGCCTGAATGAGATCGTGCGGGAGACCTATGCCGAAGAGCTGGTCCGCATCGGTCTGATCGAGGATGCTTCCGGCGTCTCCAAGTATTACTTCCACGGCGTCAGCCACTATCTCGGCCTGGATACCCATGACGTGGGATCCCGCGATCAGGATCTGGCCCCCGGCATGGTGCTTACCGTTGAACCCGGTCTCTACATTCCGGAAGAGGGCATTGGCATCCGGATCGAGGATGATGTCCTGGTCACGGAAACCGGCATGGAGAATCTGTCCTTCGACATTCCCCGCGACGTCGAGGAGATCGAACGCATTCTGGCCCGCTAA